GCCGCGCACGGCAGCAGCTACGACATCAACTTGCGCGTGTTTCGGCACTTGCAATCAACCATCACCGGTTGGCCAGGCGGCAAGCCCGAGCATCGGAAGCGGCCGGGTGACCGACCGGGCCATCGTGACGACATTTTTCCGAAACGAGTGATCTTGTTTTCACCGCATCCCGATGACGACGTGATCTCGATGGGGGGGACTTTGATTCGGTTGGTCGATCAGGGACATGATGTGCACGTGGCCTATCAAACGTCAGGCAACATTGCAGTTTTCGACGAGGACGCTCTGCGTTTCGCCGAGTTTGTGGAAGACTATTGCCGCGAATTTGAAATCCAAGCTGATGGGATCGAGAAACTAGCCAGTCACATCGATAAGTTTTTGCGCAAGAAGAAACCCGGTCAACTCGATAGTGACGAAGTGCTGCGAATCAAAGGCTTGATCCGCCGCGGCGAAGCTCGCCAAGGAGCCCGGTGCTGTGGCGTTCCCGACCATAATTTGCACTATCTCGACTTGCCGTTCTATCAAACAGGGCGGATCACTAAGAGTCCGCTAACGGACGAGGACATTCGCATCACCGTCGATCTGATGCGAGCCGTCGAGCCTCACCAAATCTATGCCGCAGGCGATTTATCGGATCCGCACGGCACTCACCGAACTTGTTTGTCAGCGATTTTGCAGGCCTGTGGCGTTTGCAAAGACGATCCTTGGTTTGAGTCGTGCGCGGTATGGATGTACCGCGGTGCGTGGCAAGAATGGGCACCGCATCAAATCGAGATGGCGGTACCGCTTAGTCCCCAAGAAGTTGCGCGAAAACGAGTCGCTATTTTCAAACACGAGTCACAGAAGGATCGTGCGTTGTTCCCCGGTTCGGACGTCCGAGAATTCTGGCAACGCGCCGAGGCTCGCAATGCCGATACGGCAAGACGCTATGACGAACTTGGCTTGGCCGAGTACGCCGCGATCGAAGGCTTCGTCCGCTGGGACGGTCAAACCGGTATCGAATTGTAAAAATTCGCACTGTCCTTAGTCGAGATTCAGGTCTCGACAGTACTTCTGAATCGCTTCGACAAACGTGTCGCCATAGTCTTCTCGTTTGCGATCACCAACACCTTTGATCTTGGCGAAATCAGTGATCGTACGGGGCAAATGCCGAGCAAATTCTCGCAGCGTTGCATCGCCGAAGATAACGTAAGCGGGAACGTTCTTTTCCGCGGCGAGTTCGCGGCGCAGTGATCGCAACGCCTCGAACATTCCGCGGTTAACGCCGTCCCACGACTCGGGTGCCGACTTGCCCGAGCTGGGTTTGGCTTTTTTGTTGACAGTTGCGACGGTCAGTCGTGGATCACCATCACGACGCAACAGACGGCGGCCTGTTTCGGTCACGCCGAGCGTTTGGTATTCACCCGATCGGCACAGGTAGCCTTGTTGAATCAATTGGTCGATCCACATTCGAACCGCCGGCAGTCCGTCATCGGTAAGCAACGCGAACGTGCTGAGTTTGTCATGTCCGAGTTCGCGAATCCGTTGCTCGCCCGAACCGCAAAGCACTTTGGCGGTGTGCGAGACGCCAAAGCGTTCGCGCAGCCGGATCACGCACGACAGGATTTTCTGGCTTAGCGTGATTGGGTCTTCGACCAAATCGATCTCGTCCAAACAAACGTCGCATCCACC
The DNA window shown above is from Rubripirellula reticaptiva and carries:
- a CDS encoding 6-phosphogluconolactonase, with the protein product MTKPNERISCRIFERASDASAAAAAEIADLIRLKSSQNQNAVLGLVVGSSPVNIYSELVRLHRAGELSFANVVTFNSDEYHPMQPVELQSASRFMREHLFDHVDIDPANIHLLDGTVSKEDAAAHCAQYEQMIRDAGGIDVQLLGVNRAGHIGLNEPGSDRSSRTRLITLDEPTRTEAASDFFGAENVPRHAITMGIETILSAKRILLVAMGEGKADIVARVVEGFASANVPATFLQDHPSAEILLDQAAASGLARFATPWLIGEVTWDDTTTRRAVIDLAEGVGKSILKLTDADYNEHGLQDLLAAHGSSYDINLRVFRHLQSTITGWPGGKPEHRKRPGDRPGHRDDIFPKRVILFSPHPDDDVISMGGTLIRLVDQGHDVHVAYQTSGNIAVFDEDALRFAEFVEDYCREFEIQADGIEKLASHIDKFLRKKKPGQLDSDEVLRIKGLIRRGEARQGARCCGVPDHNLHYLDLPFYQTGRITKSPLTDEDIRITVDLMRAVEPHQIYAAGDLSDPHGTHRTCLSAILQACGVCKDDPWFESCAVWMYRGAWQEWAPHQIEMAVPLSPQEVARKRVAIFKHESQKDRALFPGSDVREFWQRAEARNADTARRYDELGLAEYAAIEGFVRWDGQTGIEL